The proteins below are encoded in one region of Bombus terrestris chromosome 7, iyBomTerr1.2, whole genome shotgun sequence:
- the LOC100644173 gene encoding 39S ribosomal protein L38, mitochondrial: protein MANPVLRSFIKDISLRLKIRVEQVRHGHHIRGKPPTIALNLEQRLQLLKGPTPTKVNIGFLVSKPSLEKKQAWMAERRMKRANMNFEKEIRSGQLPLNLEEARNVWLETTSPDDIRKIADHYNIFQDLFGNAFFFPVVQLDISYNIDDNDTLVRVYTGNVIKPAEARALPNVGYKAQNDTLWTLLMCTPDGNLENSNNEYCHWFLGNIPGNRVEEGEQIMDYMRPIPVRGVGYYRYIFILYKQSQRLDYAEYNRLQPCLQLKERNWNTLEFYRKYQDYLTPAGLAFFQSDWDPTVREFYHSALGAKEPIFQYDFPKPYIAPQTWFPLRQPFNLYLDKYRDSKDVMKEFLLRKLKTVDPFKEPKAPYKYPNACSIDKRIPSWLRVQIKKERLGWDRVNLLK from the exons ATGGCGAATCCTGTTTTACGAAGTTTTATTAAAGATATATCTTTACGTTTAAAAATTCGTGTCGAACAAGTTCGACATGGACATCATATTCGAGGAAAACCACCAACTATCGCTCTTAATTTGGAGCAACGGCTCCAAT tgCTGAAAGGACCAACTCCAACTAAAGTAAACATAGGTTTTCTTGTTTCAAAACCCTCATTAGAAAAAAAACAGGCTTGGATGGCTGAACGAAGAATGAAACGAGCTAACATGAACTTTGAGAAAGAAATAAGGAGCGGACAAT TGCCACTAAATTTGGAAGAAGCAAGAAATGTTTGGTTAGAAACAACCAGCCCGGATGATATTCGAAAAATCGCAgatcattataatatttttcaggaTTTATTCGGAAATGCTTTTTTCTTTCCTGTTGTACAGCTTGACATCAGTTACAACATAGACGATAATGATACTTTAGTCAGAGTTTATACAGGAAATGTAATAAAACCTGCAGAGGCACGTGCGTTACCAAATGTTGGATACAAAGCCCAAAATGATACTTTATGGACATTGTTGATGTGTACACCAGATGGTAATTTGGAGAACTCAAATAACGAATATTGTCATTGGTTTTT AGGAAATATTCCAGGGAACAGAGTAGAAGAGGGTGAGCAAATAATGGATTATATGAGACCAATCCCAGTTAGGGGAGTAGGatattatcgttatatatttatcCTGTACAAACAAAGTCAACGTTTAGATTATGCAGAATACAATAGACTTCAACCTTG CTTACAGTTAAAAGAACGTAATTGGAATACATTggagttttatcgaaaatatcaaGATTATCTTACTCCAGCTGGTCTAGCATTTTTTCAAAGTGATTGGGATCCTACAGTGAGAGAGTTTTATCATTCTGCATTAG GTGCAAAAGAACCGATATTTCAGTATGACTTTCCAAAACCATACATTGCACCGCAAACGTGGTTTCCATTGAGACAACCatttaatctttatttagaCAAGTACAGGGACTCCAAAGACGTAATGAAAGAATTTTTGTTAAGAAAACTAAAAACCGTTGATCCTTTCAAAGAGCCAAAGGCACCTTACAAGTATCCAAACGCATGCAGTATTGATAAAAGAATACCCTCTTGGTTGAGAGTACAAATAAAAAAGGAACGCTTGGGATGGGACCGAGTTAATcttctgaaataa